The window TGAGGACCTGCTTCCTGGAGTCCATGTCCTTGGGGACGAGGGCCTCCGGATCGATCAGGGACAACTGTGCCAGCACATCATCTTCGAGATACGGGTAGACCAGCGTCTTCCCGAAGTGGTCGGCTATCGCCCTCTCGCACGGGACCGACACGTTCATCAGGCGCTCCACACCCGCGTCCTTGAGCATCTGGAACTCCTTCTCGGACTGCCCGACGTACTTGGCGCAGCCCATGAAGTACTCGTCCGCCCCCTGGCCGGTGACAACAACATCCTGATTGCATTCCCTGCAGACGCTGAACAGCTGCAGCTCGTAGGAGATCGTGAAGGGATCCGACACCCCCGTGGAGGTGATCATCTCCCTGATGAGGTCCGGAACGTTGGATTTGGTAATCTGGACATGGACGAACGGGAGGTTCAGCCTCTTGGCCACGTCCCTGGCCATGGACACGTCGAAGGCGTTGGCGGTGCCGCAGGTGTAGAGGGTGACGGAATCCGCGTATTCCTTGCACAATGCGGACAGCAGACCCGAGTCCAGTCCCCCGGAGCAGGCTATGCCCACATCCTTCCCCTCGACTGCATCCTTCACCGTACCGACGATCGCGTCCCTGAGCGAGTCCCACATGGTACACCGACATGATTCCGGTGTCATAAAGATTGGCGTTCCCACGTCAGGACGTGTTGCGTCCTGCTTTTATATGAAAAAAGACAATAAGCGGAATCGAGTGGGAGCAATGACATTCTGCGGAAAATGCGGTTACAACAACCCAGAGGAAAGCCGTTTCTGTGTGAACTGCGGCGCGGACCTAGAGGAGTCAATCGAGACCCAGACCGAGCTGAAGGAAGAGGAGACGGCCGTCAAGGAGGAGACGGAGGAGGTCGAGCGCATCGGCGCATACGACCCCAACAAGGATTATTCCATCCCTCCTCAGCAGCAGCCTCCTGCACAGCAGCCCCCGCAGCAGCCCTACCCGCCGATGTACGGCGCACCCCTGCTCAAGCCCACCCGCGGTAAGATCCCAGTGGTCACGATGTACGACCCGAGGGGACGCAAGATGGGGATCATGTTCTCGATAGCGGCGCTCGCCGTATCGCTGATCACCCTGTTCGCCATCCCGATGGACTTCGCCAGTCTGGACAACACCATCTTCAGGATCGGCCTTATGGAAGGCAACACCACGGTCCTCGTGCTGGTCCTTCTGACCCTCGCTCTCGCCGTCATCGCGCTTCTCGAACCCGTGTTCGCAGCAGGCACCGCGATATGCCTGATCGTAACCGGATACGTCATGCTCAAGGACAACCTGGTTTTCTTCGGGGCACCAGAGTTCGCGGTCGTCCTGCTCATCGCTCTGGACGTGGCAGCCCTGGGAATCGTCGCCATGGTGTTCATGAGGAAGTTCGTCATGAACAACATCCACGAGACCAACCTGTTTAAGGCCTGCTATCTGGCCTGGACCGGAATCCCCCACATGTGATTGTAAAGGATCTTATGCCCCTGGGTCGGGGCATAAGGTCATCTGTTTCAGTTCTCAAGGGTTTCGTTAGGTTCCAGCACAAGGTGCTGGTTGTATTCATCGATGCTTATCAGGAACTTGTCGAAGAACCCTTTTCTTCCGAGAAGTGTGGAACATATCGGAGATCCCTCTTTCATGAACAGGACTCTTACAGGAATCGGAATGATATGTTTTTCCGATTCATTCTGAATTGTTACAGTCGTACTGCTGATGACTGTCTCGATCGTTCCGTCTATCCCATAGGATTTTGTCTTAGGACCTGTCAGATCGAGATTCAGCGTTTCAGCTATCTTGGAATCCATGGCGCTCATGTCTGCCCCGCTATCTATCAGTGATATGGCACTGTATACCCTATCGCCTTCCGAATACGTTGCTAAAACAGCAGGGCGTGGCATCAAGCTTCCTTTAGCCAGTGTCATCGGTAAATAATCACATTGGATTGTTATGGTATCGCAGGAAAAGAAAGTCTTCGGGAGGCACATACATGATGAATGGTACGAAGTCCCTTCCGCAAACTTCTGCCGTCTTATCAAAAACCTCCTGGAAGCTTTTGGAGTGGGCCACCAGTACGCCGTCGCATAGGCCGATGACCTCCCCCTCGTACGGAGAGAGGTCCATCTTCAGATAGGCCTCGTAGGATCTGTCCTCGTGAATTTCACGTTGTGTATCAGCCAGACCGTTATCCTTTCTCATCTCAGAGATGTTAGAATCCATCCCGGTCACCTCCGTCCCTGTATTCTTTCATTGTTCCTTTCATTTGTTTCCCTTCCTGTTCGGTTTTCATGCACCCTGTCCATACCCGTTAAAATATTCGAAGAGGGGGAATATAAAAGTGAGTCCGAGCCGTCACAGATGGTCGAACGGTGGTAGCAGTTGATATCCCGCCGCGTGCGCAGAAATCTAAAGACTTAGATGTAAAGATATTAGTATAATTTATCAGACTAAATGTATTAGCCAGAAGGTCCGCCATTTCCACGTTTCTATCGATCCAGATCTCACTCGACCAGGATCTTCTTGGCGTCCATCAGGCACTTGCCCACCCTCTTCCCCTTCTCGGAGAGGCTGAGCGTGTAGTGGAGTCTGGGTTCCCGCGTCATTTCCTCGATGACCAGCCCCTCGTCCACCAGGACCTTGAGGGTGCTGGTGAATGCCCTGTAGTTGCTTGATACAGCGTAAAGATCCGATTTATGGACCGTCCCCTTCTCGTAGATGTATGTGATAATGTCGAACGCATGGTTCTTAGACATCACCGTTTGGTAGGGGTGGTCGTAATCGGGCATAAACTTAGTACGGCGTTTCCTGTAGATATGCAGTTTAATGCGAATCGGAAGATATCTTCCGAATCGAAGATTAAAAATAAGCCGAGACAGTTGACAAAAACATGAAAACGGACGGTTCCGAGGAAGTCGCGGGCATCAAGGTTCCGATAGGCGGAAAGGTGGAGACCCGGAAGGATTCCGAGGAGGAACCGGTCCCGGAGGAGATCCTCCGTCTCCTTTCTGAGAGGAAGAAGGCCCCTGCCGAACGCACAGTCCTCGAGAAGATAGAGGCCCGTCACGTTATGAGGATACTCCTGTATCTCGACAAGCTGTCCCCGGTGATGAAGACGGACATCTACAACGACATATCTAGATGTTCCAACATGGCCGGGAAGCTGCAGGACCTCGTCGAGATGGGACTGATCAAGTTGTACACCACCGGGCACGTGAACTCCAGCGTCGCCGTCATAACCCCCAAGGGCAGGGAAGTGGCGGCGAAGGTCAGGGAACTGATCGAGTACATCGAATCGGGCGAGTGAGAATCTGCATTTTGTGCGAGAGTTATGATATATCATCTCTCTCGCGGTTTTTGGCGAGGATTGCGTCCTCTTAATACATCGTTCACCTGTCATTCATTCGACCGATCCTGCCGTCCCGGATGGAATTAGGGGCCGGAAGGGATGGTATACGGGGGAGGTCATACGGTAAAAGGCCCGCAGGACCCTTGTTAGGGAGAAGGTCCTGTAGGAGCTGACCGAGGATTTTCGACATCGACCGCGCAAGCGATCAACCCGATTCAGTGGCTGAGTAGCCGTGAAAAGGAGAATTGAAATATGAATACAAAAGGAACAAAATTCCTGGCAGTTCTTGCTGTCCTCGCAATGGCTTTTGCTGCTTTTGCTGTTATTGCATCGTCTGATGACAATGATGCGGCCGCTACGGCAACATATTATGTCGATCAGACGAATGGTAATGACGTAAATGCAGGTACAGCTACTGCGCCTTTGAAGAAATTCGCAACAGCTATCGCCAAGGAAGACGTTTCGACAATTGTTTTTGTCGGTAACTATGCAACAGCCAATGACGACAAAGTCGATATGGCTGGAAAAGCCGTAACCTTGAAGAGTGCAGACCCCGCGAACAAGTCTGTCATCACAGGAGACTATGTAACGTTCAACGGCAGTGCAAGAACCATGTCTGGTTCTGTAACTCTTGAGAACCTCAAGATAACATTCACATCCGATTACCTTGGATGGGACGGAGCCGCAGCAACCACATGGACGAATGTCAACCTCAAAATCATAGGTTGTGAGTTCGTATCTGGAACCCCTGGTGATTTAATCAGGTTGACTGGTGAAGATGTTTGTGCGACTGGAACCATTGCAGTTACAATCCAGGACTCGATGTTCACATCTCTCAACACAGATGATCGTACTGGAATTGTCGTTACTGGAACGCCTGCATCATTGACTGTGAAAAACTCGGTCTTCAATGGATTCTCAAGACCCATACAGACCGATGCCACAACAATTGATATCGATGGTGTGACCTTCAACTCTAACACAACAGTGAAGACAGATAAGCCCCAGATCAACATCAAAGGAGCAATCGAGAATGCAACAGTTTCCGTCAAGAATTCCAGCATCCAGGGAATTCTGACAAAGCCCATGGCGTGCATTTATGGTGCAGATTCTGATGTGGCCGGACCCTCTTTTAAGAGCTTCCAGGTTGATGGGGATGTAATTATCAACGATGATACGGCCAACCTCATCACCATTCCCGCAAACGGAAAGTTCATCGTTTCAGAGGGAACGAAGTTCACAATGGATTCCACCGCAACCGATAAACTCGTAGTTGCAGATAAGGGAACACTTCAGATTGATGGAAAGATGGTCCTCCTGAATGGAGCCGTTGTGGAGAACAACGGAACAATCATCGTACCCACAGCCGCAGATGCAGCTATGTTCGACGGAAATGTCAAGGTTGCAGCAACCGATGGATCTCCTGAGAAGACCACCGATACCAGCGATATCGCTGCGAATACCGATGTAACTTCGGAGCAGATCAACGATGTTGGTGCAGACGTTGTCATCTTCGAGAATGCTATCGCATCCGCAGATGTCCCTGCAGGAAAGACAATCGTTATCACGAATGCCGCAAACCTCACCGAACTTGATGTTACCAAGGACAACTCCGCAGCATCAGTCATCGCTGAGGCCGCCTCATTCGAGGTCACCACAGGAACAGATCAGAACGTTGCAGTCACTGATTTCACTGGAACGATCACTTTCTCTAAGGGATCCGTTGTCATCGTTGTTGATGATTGGTCCGCAGGAACCATTAACCTTGATAAGGACACAATTGCGAAAATCAGAGGAAATGTCACAGGTGCAGATGTAAAGATTCTGTTCACCGGTACTTCTGGAACCGCTAAGGTCATCGTCGAGTCAGGAGCTGACAAGGCACTCACTATCGGAGCCGGTGCAAAGCTTACAATCGGTGGATCTGCAGCAGCGACTAAAGACAAGATTGATGTAGAAATCAACGGAATTGTCACCGGTGCTGGAGCACTTGATGTCCAGTACGCTAAGTCCGTTACCATCAACGATGGAGCGGTTGTGGATGTTGCCACATTCACGAACACCAGCAAAGCCGTCACTGTCTACAGTGGAGCAGATATCAACAAAACGGCATTCAGTGCTTTCGATAAGATTGCAGGAAAGGACGCAGGATCAGGTACATGGTCTTATGCAGACAATGTTCTGACCCTCAACAACTATAACGGAACATACAACTTCAGGCAGATTGCAGGATTAGCGACTAGCATCAAACTCATTGGTGACAGCACTATCACATACGCAGCACCCGCAGATCTCGTGAACTTCAGTATGTTCACGGCTCTTACAACACTTACTGCAACCGTAGGTTCCGAGAGCCTGACGATCAACGCGGACATCTCTGCAGTCGAGGACATCAGTGTCCTCAATGATTTCGTCGTTCTTGACCTCGGAGGCAACTTCAAACTCGAGCAGGTCAACCTTGCAATCACCATCACAGGCAGCAATGCCAAGTGGACCGCAGAGAAGATCGCACTTGCTGATGTCGTTGGAATGATTGTGGACGGAAACCTCACAGTAGAGGGAACCGCATCGCTTTCTGTTGATGTGCTTTCAGCACTTACCACTGATGCGGCAGAGATCAAGGGAGTATCCGTAACTGGAACAACGGACATCAAGTCCAACTCGACATTCACAGTAACCGCACCCGCGAACGCTTTCGCAGCTGCCGGTGCATTCACAGTGAAGTTCGAATCCACTGTAACAATTAACGGAGACATGACCTCTGGAATATCGACCAATGTCAACAACAAATCCTCGTTGACGGTCAGCGGACTGCTCACAGCAGCAGCTCTCGGAGTCACACTCGAGTCTGTAGTGGACTTTAATGATGTCGTCCTCTCGGGAGCGAGCAGCAACGACGTCGAGATGACAGTTAACGGAAACATGCTCATCGCAAGCGGTACCTTTACCAACAACGGTAAGCTGACCAACAACGGAACCATCCTTGTCATCGGTAACCTCACCAACAACGGAACCTTCGACAACAACGGAACCATTAGCGTTCCTGCGAACAAGATCGGAACCCAGGGTACTGCAAAGACACTCACCTTCACCAATAATGAGTACGATCAGCTTGGAGTCAATGTGGCAATGATCAAGCAGATCTCTCTGACCACAACTGCTGTTCTTGACGGTACTGGAACGGTCGCTGTCGCCGCTGGAGACCTTATGGTATTTACCAAGACCGTTAATGGAGCACCGACCGAAGAGGCATTCACCGGTACCATGGTCATGACCCAGGATGGAACGGGTTACACCATCGTCCTCGAGAATGCAGCCAAGACCACAAAGATCACCATCGTCTATGACAGCACCAAGGCAACCGATGCAGCCCACGACCAGATCGGAACTGACTACTCAGTATCAGTTACCGGAAAGGTCACCGTAGCCGGAGATCTGTACAACCTCACGGCCAACACCTACAAGAAGGATCACGCCGGAGCTGTAGGTGGATCACTCCCCGCAGACGCGACGATCTTCGCGGCCAACACCGGAACATTCTCAGTTGCTATGGGAACTTTCACCAACGCTGGATCCGTTATCGTATCCGCCAACGGAGCTACAATCCTCGTAGCAGATGCGACATGGAACGGCCCCATCACAGCCAATACCGCTCTGACCATCGCCGGTAAATTCAACGGAGAGATCCTCTCGAACGATGGTGATATCGCAGTCGGTGCAAAGGCCGTCATCAAGGGTAACATCACCGCGGTCGGCAACCTCGATATCGACGGAACTGTCACCGGTAACATCGATACAAAGGGAACTGTCAGTGTTGACAAGAAGGTCACCGGAGACATCTCCACCGAGAACGAGGTCACCGTAACTGGCGAACTCGTCGGAAACGTCACCATCACGGGAGCATCCCAGTTCATTTCCACAGCAGGAAAGATGAACGGAGAGCTCACATACAACTTCGCATACCTCGCCAAGAAGGGAGATGCGGCAAAGACAGAGGGAAGCGCCACGATGAAGATCGTCGGAGAGGCCACATACACCATCGCGCTCGTTGCAGCTGTCGATGCATCTTCGGACTCCGTTGACGGAACCGCAGGATTCTTCAGATACGCAACAGCACCTTCGGCCGTCGACAAGGACGGAATCGAGTTCACCCTGCTCGCAGGAACATTCGACCAGAACTCATCGGTCGTCATGCCTGTCGGATCATCCTTCGTCGTTGAGACCGGAACCGTGTTCCAGATCGACAAGTCCTTCGAATTCAATGTCGTCGATTCGGCACTGAAGATCTCGGACAGCGCTACAGCGAACATCGATCTCGGATCCGACGTCCCCGATTACGGAACTGTCGTATACGTGATGAGTTTCACCAAGACCGAAGGATACACTATCTACTCCAACCTCGCATACGCTCTCGCCAACGCAGATGAGGGCTCTGTCCTGACCGTAGGTCAGTCCACAGTCATCAAGACCAGTGTCGAGATCGGAACTGGAATCACTGTTGAGGTCCCCAAGGATATTATCCTCACATTCCAGAACGATGCAGGTAAGTCTATGAACCTCTCCATGAAGGATGGCGCAAAGATTGAACTCATCGACAACGGTATGGTTGTCTTCGCTGCAAGCGGTGACGATACAGACGATGCCGAGCTCGAAGCAGGAGATTCATTCGAATACTACTCCGTGAGCGGAACCATCGTCTTCGGCGACAACGCTGTCGAGTTCGACGGTGTCAGGTTCACCGCAGAGTCCACCGTCGTCGGGGTCGCTGCGACCGAGACCGTTCCCGCCAAGATCAGTACCACCCTCCTGTACAACGAGGGAACCGCAACCATAGCAGCAGGAGTCGGAACCGGATCCATCACACTCGGCAACGGTGATTACCTCCTGGTCAAGGGAGACGACGAATCCAAAGAGCTGGTATACGCCACATTCATCGTGGGAGAGGGCGCGGTGTTCGATGCCGTTGCTATCAACGACGCTTTCGCAAGGGTCAACTATGACGCCGATAAAGAGGTAGATGAATACACGGCATACCCCACACACGTCGAGATCAACGGTATCCTCAACCTCAGTGCCAACACCATCGCGAACGGAGTATGGTCCGGACTCGGAAAGGTCACCCTCCCCGAGAACAAGACCTTTACTCTCCCCGCATACCCCGCGCCCGTTGCCAACGGAGCCGACATGAATGCCGGATCCGTTGCATCGTTCGTACTCGTGGACACCACGGAGGACGAGAACGGATACGCCCTGGAGTTTGCCACTGCCAGCGATGCCGGTGAATTGACGTTCACCGCGAAGAAGGTCAAGCTCGACGGAGAGGACCACTATGCCATGACCGTCGGCGGAATCCTGGGATTCGGAGCCATCGAGGCCACCACCGCAGCGGTCCTCGACCAGCTCACCATCAAAGAGGACGCAGGTGTCGTTGCGGATACGACGTTCCTCCTCAAGGACAAGAACTCCACAGCGCGTGGATACCTTATGACCAATGATATCTACATGAAGGCCGAGGGAGTGACCGCATACGGAGCACTCGATTACGAGGTCACCTTCGAGCAGGAGGGCTACACCGTATACACCTACTTCGCATCCGTGGATTTCGAGGAGATCACAGACATCACTATCGAGAAGGAAGGATTCGTGTTCGCCAACGGACAGGTCATCGAGGGAGATGTGACCATCACCATCATGGACGGAGTGTTCGCCCAGGTGCCTGCAGGCGGAAAGCTTATCATCGGTGAGGCTGCGACCACTCTCGGAGCGGGCGCACCCGTCATCGTCGGAAGCATCTGGATCCCCACGAACTCATACATGATTGTCTATCCCAACGCGGACATCACCGGAGCCGAGATCCTCAGTCAGGACAAGACAACGGATGCAACCAGCTCTAAGTTCGATATCGAGGGAACCCTGTATGCTACGGTTTACGCAAGCAAGACTGCAGCAACCACCAAGACTCTTGCTAATGCCTCCGCAGATCTTGTTCCGAAGATCACCGGATACACCTTCACCAAGTGGGTCGCATACAACGCCGTTGAGGGTGACGGACTCGACCAGCTCATCGGAGTAACCGATGTGACTGCTACGCTAGTTGCAGGAAAGGTCACCATCACTATCACGGCAGTCGAGGGAGTTACCTACTACATGGATGGAGTCGAGTTCTTGACAACCGATCTTGCAACCAAGGTCACTGTCGGTTCAGTCGTTACCATGAAGATCTCCGATACCTCCAAGTATCAGGGAACACCCAAGATCGACGGCAAGACCAACTACGTTGTCTCCGGTGACTCTGATGGAAAGACCATCACTGCAACCGGAGTCTCACCCGTTGAGCCCGAGCCCGAACCCGCACCGGCAGGAATGACCCTGACCGAGATCCTCCTGATTGTCCTCGTCGTCCTGATCGCCATCATGGTGGTCATCATCGCGCTGAGGCTCAACAGGAGCTGATCCGGGAACTGAAACCTAAAAACTGAAACAGGATCCCCTTCGGGGGATCCGCCTTAATCCTTTTTCTTCGGGAATCCGGAATTTCAGAAGGTAAGATTTATCCGTTGAACGTCCCATCGTTCACAAAGGTGATACAGATGGACACCGACATGATTGTATTCGGTCTGATCCTGGCCGTTCTGATCTCCGGGTTCGCGCTCACGATCTGGTTCAGATGGAAGACCGGCGTCAGGGCGTACGGCTGCAAGTGCGCCTGCTTCAAATGCAGGGAGATTCCGTGCACCGGCGACGACGAATGCGATTGCAAGTGACCGGTGTGAAGATTATTCGGCCGGCAGTACGCCGTCGGGGGAGCCCTCATCGGCCATCTGGTCCGCGAACAGGAACAGTTCGTAGAACGGGATGGTAAGTATCCTCCGGGACTCATCAAATCCGTAGTTGTTCCTGGATACCTTGACCGCGTAATCGAATCCGTTGGTCTCCCTGAAGCATTTGAGGGAATTCATCGGGCCTCTGCCCTTCTTCACGTCGACGGGGATGGCGTGACCGTTCTTCCCGAGTATGAATTCGAATTCAGAATTCCTCCTGCCCTTCCAATAGAAAAGGTCCAGGCCTCTCGATTTCAGTTCCTGTGCGGCGAAATTCTCGTAGAATATTCCTGCCAGCATGTTCCTGCCGTCATCGCTTATGAATGACAGGGGATCGACGGCACTCTGATACGAGAACATCCCGATATCCGCCATGTAGACCCTGAATGTGTTATCAGTCTCCGTAAGGGGGATGGTCACACGCCCTTCGATCTTCCGGCATACATTGATCACACGGGCCTCTGTCAGCCAATCGATGGGTGACATCATCTCACGGCCCCTGGCACCTTTCTCCACGATGGACGGGCTGAAGTTCTTGGATTCCCTGTTCAGCAGGGTGTATATCTTGGAGAATATCGCCCTCGTTCTGATTATCGATTCGGGGCTGGCCTGATATAGATCCATATCTGCCAGATAGTTCCCGTATAGTTCCTTCAGGACCTTCCTGGATTCGTTGAAGTTATCGGTCTCCAGGAACGCGGAGACGGATTCGGGCATCCCGCCTATCAGAAGATACTCATAGAATATTCCCACGGCCATCTCGTGGAGCTCCTTTTCCATCGGTTCCTTCCTGCTGTAATGTTCAACTACCGAGTCGTACATCCTCCTGTTGCGGTTGTACAGGTATTCGTCGAATGACAGCGGAGTGACGGTGATCTCGTTTATCTTACCGACAGGGAATAGGAAACCGTTGTCGGATACGCCCCTCTTCTTCCTCTTTATCCTTATCCTCACCATGGATCCGGTGACGATCATCGGTATCTCGGTATAATCCTGGCACATGTATTTCATCATCGTTATCACTGATGGGCATTCCTGTGCCTCGTCGATTATCAGGAGGGTGGATTGATTCACGTCCTTGTTTTTTGCCAGAGATATGTATCTCAGTACATCGGAGGCTTTGGGATGCGATTCACAGTATCTGCAGAAATCCGGTTCTTCCTTACAGTCGATATAGATGTAGCTGTTTCCGTAGTAGCGCTCTGCGAAGATATCCTTCACAAGGTACGTCTTCCCCACTTGCCTTGCACCCCATACCATCAGGGGTTTACGGCGGGGGTCATCCCGCCATTTGATGAGATCTTTGAGATATCTTCTTTCCATAATCATCCAGCAACGATTAATTGTACTATTTGTATATATTTTTAAGGAATTAATTGTACATTTTGCAGGTCTATTTCAAGGAATTAATTGTACATTTTGCATTAATTTTTTTTACGAAATATAGCATTGGAATTGCCAATTCGTCCAACAGACGTCGGCGGCATCGCCCAGCGGACCTTGGAACTCCGTTGGAAACCTATTATAAATCAAAGCTATACTGGATGGTCAAGGGCGTGACACATTGTCAAAGACGTACGAGCAGATCAACGAGAGGATCCGTTCAGGCAAAGCGGTAGTTTACACAGCCGAGGAGGTCATAGACCTCGTGAAGGAGAAGGGCGCGGAGCGCGCGGCCGAGGAGGTCGACGTCGTAACCACCGGTACCTTCGGGGCCATGTGCTCGTCCGGTGCCTTCGTCAACTTCGGGCATTCTTCACCGCCCATACGCATGACCGACATCAGGCTCAACGGGGTCGAGGCGTCGGGCGGCCTCGCCGCTGTCGATACGTACATCGGTGCCACATCCCTCACGGACGATCCCAAAGGGGGATACGGCGGAGCCCACGTCATCGAGGACCTCATCGCAGGAAAGAGGATCCACCTCCACGCCTGGGGCCCCGGTACGGACTGTTACGTCAGGAAGAACATCGACACGTACATCACGCTCGACGACGTCAACGATGCCTATCTCTACAATCCCCGCAACTGCTATCAGAACTATTCCATCGCGACGAACACGTCCGACAGGACCATCTACACCTACATGGGGAAGCTCCTGCCGAAGATGAAGAACGCGACCTACAGCTCCGCGGGACAGCTGTCGCCGTTGCTGAACGACCCCCATCTGGATACCATCGGCATGGGTACGAGGATCTTCCTCGGAGGAGGGGAGGGCTACGTCGCATGGCCCGGTACCCAGTACAAGACCGACGTGGAGGAGGTCAACGGCGTGCCGATAGGAGGCGCAAGGACACTGGCCCTCATCGGCGACATGAAGCAGATGGACGCCAAGTTCGTCCGCGGACTGGACATCACCGGCTACGGCATATCCATGGCCGTGGGCGTCGGTGTCCCGATACCTATCCTCAACGCCGACATCATGAAGAGGTGCGCCATCTCCGACGAGGAGATCTTCGCGCAGATGGTCGACTACAGCCAGCCGGTCGAGAGGCCGCCGATGGCCAGATACAGCTACGCCCAGCTCAGGTCCGGAAGGATCCAGTATGAGGGGAAGTCTATCAGGACCTCATCATTATCGTCGTATTCCGGCGCCAGGCAGATCGCCAACATCCTGAAGGACTGGATCGAGCATAAGGAGTTCGAGCTGAACAGGCCGGTAATGTCGTTCCCCAGGAACGTATCCCTCAAGAAACTGCAGGAGAGGGGGTGCTGAGATGGAGAAGAAGTTCAAGATCCTGTTCGAAGAGGGGAACGTCCAGAAGTCGGTCGCATACACCCTCGTGTCCGAGTTCGACCTGAAGCCCAATGTTCTGAAGGCCGTCATCGACGGAGACGGTTCAGGAGTCATGATCCTGTCGCTGGAAGGCGACGAGCAGAAGCTCGACAGGGCCGCGGAGAGGCTCAGGGAGGAGGGCTTCGACGTCACCGAGATGGACAAGCGCATCAGCCGCGACGAGGAGCTTTGCTTCAGCTGCGGGGCCTGCGTATCCATCTGCCCTGTCATGTGCTTCTCCTATGATCCGGAGACCTGGGAAGTCAACATCGACAACAGCAAGTGCATCGCCTGCGGAGCATGTGTCAACTCATGTGCCAGGCATGCATTGAGCCTGCACCTATGAGGACGCGTTTCCAGGTCAAGGAGACGGTCGTCACGATCGTCTGCGACGAGGAGTTCCTCAGGGTCGCGGAGGATGCTATATTCGAGGCGCGTTCCGTCATCGAATCGAAGATAGCGGACGATTCGTTCTTCGGCGTGACCTACGACCCGTATCCGGAATCCGGGGATGACAATCCGCTCATCCGGAGGATGTGCAGGGCTTCGGTGTTATCAAAAGTAGGCCCCATGGCCGGCGTGGCCGGGGCGGTCGCCGTATACGCGGTGGAGAGGATGTCCGAGGCCGGGGCCAAGGAGGCCATCGTGGAGAACGGCGGCGACATTGCGTTCCTGTCCGACAGGAAGGTGCCCGTGGGACTGTTCGCGGACCATCCGGTGCTGAAGGATGTCGCATTCGAGATCTCCTCCGAGGGCATCACCGGGATATGCTCCTCATCCGCGAAGATAGGCCCCTCCGTCTCTCTCGGGTCCTCCAACGTCTGCACCGTGTTCTCCGACGACGTTATTCTGGCGGATTGCTGCGCCACCGCGTTGGGCAATCTCGTGAAGGATGAGGCATCCTTGCAGGAGGCCCTGGAGACCATCGGCTCCATAGACGAGGT of the methanogenic archaeon mixed culture ISO4-G1 genome contains:
- a CDS encoding cell surface protein; this encodes MNTKGTKFLAVLAVLAMAFAAFAVIASSDDNDAAATATYYVDQTNGNDVNAGTATAPLKKFATAIAKEDVSTIVFVGNYATANDDKVDMAGKAVTLKSADPANKSVITGDYVTFNGSARTMSGSVTLENLKITFTSDYLGWDGAAATTWTNVNLKIIGCEFVSGTPGDLIRLTGEDVCATGTIAVTIQDSMFTSLNTDDRTGIVVTGTPASLTVKNSVFNGFSRPIQTDATTIDIDGVTFNSNTTVKTDKPQINIKGAIENATVSVKNSSIQGILTKPMACIYGADSDVAGPSFKSFQVDGDVIINDDTANLITIPANGKFIVSEGTKFTMDSTATDKLVVADKGTLQIDGKMVLLNGAVVENNGTIIVPTAADAAMFDGNVKVAATDGSPEKTTDTSDIAANTDVTSEQINDVGADVVIFENAIASADVPAGKTIVITNAANLTELDVTKDNSAASVIAEAASFEVTTGTDQNVAVTDFTGTITFSKGSVVIVVDDWSAGTINLDKDTIAKIRGNVTGADVKILFTGTSGTAKVIVESGADKALTIGAGAKLTIGGSAAATKDKIDVEINGIVTGAGALDVQYAKSVTINDGAVVDVATFTNTSKAVTVYSGADINKTAFSAFDKIAGKDAGSGTWSYADNVLTLNNYNGTYNFRQIAGLATSIKLIGDSTITYAAPADLVNFSMFTALTTLTATVGSESLTINADISAVEDISVLNDFVVLDLGGNFKLEQVNLAITITGSNAKWTAEKIALADVVGMIVDGNLTVEGTASLSVDVLSALTTDAAEIKGVSVTGTTDIKSNSTFTVTAPANAFAAAGAFTVKFESTVTINGDMTSGISTNVNNKSSLTVSGLLTAAALGVTLESVVDFNDVVLSGASSNDVEMTVNGNMLIASGTFTNNGKLTNNGTILVIGNLTNNGTFDNNGTISVPANKIGTQGTAKTLTFTNNEYDQLGVNVAMIKQISLTTTAVLDGTGTVAVAAGDLMVFTKTVNGAPTEEAFTGTMVMTQDGTGYTIVLENAAKTTKITIVYDSTKATDAAHDQIGTDYSVSVTGKVTVAGDLYNLTANTYKKDHAGAVGGSLPADATIFAANTGTFSVAMGTFTNAGSVIVSANGATILVADATWNGPITANTALTIAGKFNGEILSNDGDIAVGAKAVIKGNITAVGNLDIDGTVTGNIDTKGTVSVDKKVTGDISTENEVTVTGELVGNVTITGASQFISTAGKMNGELTYNFAYLAKKGDAAKTEGSATMKIVGEATYTIALVAAVDASSDSVDGTAGFFRYATAPSAVDKDGIEFTLLAGTFDQNSSVVMPVGSSFVVETGTVFQIDKSFEFNVVDSALKISDSATANIDLGSDVPDYGTVVYVMSFTKTEGYTIYSNLAYALANADEGSVLTVGQSTVIKTSVEIGTGITVEVPKDIILTFQNDAGKSMNLSMKDGAKIELIDNGMVVFAASGDDTDDAELEAGDSFEYYSVSGTIVFGDNAVEFDGVRFTAESTVVGVAATETVPAKISTTLLYNEGTATIAAGVGTGSITLGNGDYLLVKGDDESKELVYATFIVGEGAVFDAVAINDAFARVNYDADKEVDEYTAYPTHVEINGILNLSANTIANGVWSGLGKVTLPENKTFTLPAYPAPVANGADMNAGSVASFVLVDTTEDENGYALEFATASDAGELTFTAKKVKLDGEDHYAMTVGGILGFGAIEATTAAVLDQLTIKEDAGVVADTTFLLKDKNSTARGYLMTNDIYMKAEGVTAYGALDYEVTFEQEGYTVYTYFASVDFEEITDITIEKEGFVFANGQVIEGDVTITIMDGVFAQVPAGGKLIIGEAATTLGAGAPVIVGSIWIPTNSYMIVYPNADITGAEILSQDKTTDATSSKFDIEGTLYATVYASKTAATTKTLANASADLVPKITGYTFTKWVAYNAVEGDGLDQLIGVTDVTATLVAGKVTITITAVEGVTYYMDGVEFLTTDLATKVTVGSVVTMKISDTSKYQGTPKIDGKTNYVVSGDSDGKTITATGVSPVEPEPEPAPAGMTLTEILLIVLVVLIAIMVVIIALRLNRS